AAGATCTTAACTATTTGTAGATAAATCTAGGGAGATGAGTGGAGGTGGAGAGAAAGGGTCAGCAACCACAAAAACCCCTGCTGACTTTCTCAAGTCGATTCGTGGGCGTCCCGTTGTTGTCAAATTGAACTCCGGTGTTGATTATCGAGGTTTGcctctttcatttttaatctgttaaagttatttttttacttgtttttcattaacatatttaatgcAAACGTGTTTCGTTTCAGTAGTAgcttagtatatatttttgggCATGATGagtagattttctttttcaagtttCAATTAGATAATATTAGATATTATCCACATTTAGCTTTGGTTGGCCTGTTGTGATTGTTTATCTGTAATGAAAGGCCTACTGTGGTCTTTTTTGTCTTCTGGTAGCATGACAGTACTACTAGTATGATAAAGAGAATCAGGCGGAGCATGACAGATAGGTGTCAAATTTCTTTCAACAAAGCATTATGCTGCTTGAAGAACACAAAAAATATTGTGATTgaaaagatatcaaataacAAAACTTAGTAGAAGTATCATGTAAGGGACATAAGTTTGTTTCTGTACTTCTTATCAACATTTTTGCATACTGTTTGTGTTATTGTTCAATTAACTTAAGTCTCACTGTATTAGAGAAACCAAATATTGAATTAGTCATCTTACAATTGATACAAGACTCGAGCTATACAAGCACTGATTCTTTGTTTCTtgcttgattttctttgaattatgTAAAATTGAGGGAAGAACTATTTGTAACCCATTCAAGAGGACATGCATTATCATCGTTTTTCTGATATGTTGCAAACCATGAAACAATTTTGATTAATGGACCTAATGGCTGCTAGATATCTAAAAGTACATATTCGTACATATATGTGTTCGAGTATCAGAATTTCTAATTTTGGATCTAAtgacaaagtgaaaaataatgACAAAACTAAGATCAGACAGTTTCTAGCCTTGGATCTCATGACATTAGTTAAAAATAGCTGTCATCCACCAAGGAATAATCCTTCagttattttcaaatgaaagGATTTGGTTTGTCTTTTTGTTCAATGTACATTTTAATTGTAACTGAAGGATGTGCAGATCTAGGAGGAAGGGgatttttcttctccttccttttcttttttctttttggtttgtGGATTTGGGGTCTGGGTTTGGGGAAGGAGAAGGAAGATAATGTTTGGGTTTGATAATATTGGTGTATTGGTAGTTGGTTTACATGCTGACCTTAATGAGCAGGATTTCTTGATAGTTATACTCTTGTGCAGGTATTTTAGCTTGTCTAGATggatatatgaacatagcaatgGAACAAACTGAAGAATATGTGAATGGGCAACTGAAGAACAAATATGGTGATGCTTTTATTCGAGGAAATAATGGTAAGTAATTTGTCTAGCAAGTACCACCACTTCAGCTATTGTGGCAATTATTAATAtgcaaatataaataattcttttttcttttaagtgcAGTTCTGTACATTAGTACAACAAAGAGGACGTTAGCAGATGGGGCGTAGCAATGCGATATCATACAAGAGGAGAAGATTCAGGCTTAATGTTCTCCTATAATTAAATCATGATGTACTATCATGCCGCTTTTGGATTTTTAGGGATCATGTAACGTTCCATtttgaaaaacaacaaaactTCTATGAtcaattgaatatattttgtCATGATCTTGTTAAGGGCTATGTAAGCATTATTctgtttatttttcattacaAGGGATGATTGAGGTTTTTCATGTTTTGTcaattttgctttttcttgACAGATCCATGTATACGTGGATATTGCAGACTATTGCGCCATGTATATGTCTGTTAGTGAGAATTGTTCAGTTGTATCCAGCAGTAAGAGAACCAGATTGCTGCTACTGGTGGCGTTGGCACAGCCCTATTTGTAAGCATTTCCTGTGAATTTGCCTTTTCTTCATTTCAGGTTCTATCACCAGTATAAAATACATGGTCTGGAGTAAGTTCCAATCCGTTTCACCTAGTTTCTGAGTTTTTATTCAAACAATATGCTTAAAAGGGCCTACATGTATTGGGGCTTTTATTTGGAGATGCAATGAAATCCCATTCTGCAGGCAGTCTTTGACAAATTTCATGCAATCCTGCTTGCGACATAACCTTTGTACAACATTTTGTTCCTAGTACTTGTACTTGTACTCGACCCTATAACGTGACGAGCCGCCTCTGATTTCTCTCAGCCTGAGATTGTCATATCTTCAAACATAAACGCTTTTCAGAGTTTTGACCCACATATGACACTCAGATTTCAAATGAAAGACCTCAAAAACCTCCCAGTTGCCAAAATATGATCTAGCCCTAATCCAGCAGTTGAAACAATGGTGACGCAGATTGGATGCTtgctatatataatatataaatagaagatgatgaaaagaaaaacggaTTAAACAGAATGAATATATTCTTGCCATTTTATCATCATTGTTTCTATGTTACAGTTCCCATTATTTCTTACAATTGGCATTGCAGAAGGCACAAGGTAAATAAATTCAAGAGCTCAGCGGCTCATGATTAAACCCATATGCCTAGCTGTTAATGGACCCAGGTTTCCCTTTGCTGCTATCACCTTGCCAACCAGTAGTCTCCACCTAGCTTCATCTTTCTTGGTCTGCTGCTGCATTTTTTCCTTGAAATGTCTGTTAACAAGAAAAGAGAATATCAACAAGCTATCATGGAATACAATGAGGTGTTTATTTAATCCCTTGTTTTCTAATGAGTTAAACCAAATTCTAATGTTTGCTATGGGAAACCACCCATGCTCAGAAATGCAACaagcaagaaagaaaagaacgaATTGAAAGTTCAATTTAGAAGATGAACTATcaatgtattattattaaccaTATTATTACACTAATTGTCGTCTGGACCAGTAAAAGCACCACATGAACCTAATAGGTTAGTCACAAATCCTAGAATGTACTCCTTCACAAACCGTTGCAGATTTGATCTTATAGACTAATCCAGCTCTACCTAGATGGATAACTGATCAAAACCAGTCTGCAATGCAACCTTCCATTACCAAACAGTAATTGGTTACTTAAGTGGCCGACCTTTTGTACTAAGCATTTTAACCAAATCAAAGATCCAGTATAATATGCTATTCAAGACAAATTTGTTATTGCTAACATCCATGCAATAGCATTCTGGTAACAAACTGCAGTTGACTACTTTATGTAATCAGCTGCCTTCTAAAAATTTCTTCCTGCAACTTTATACCTCAGGATATATTGATGTTGCAAataccattaa
The Ricinus communis isolate WT05 ecotype wild-type chromosome 1, ASM1957865v1, whole genome shotgun sequence DNA segment above includes these coding regions:
- the LOC8261006 gene encoding sm-like protein LSM36B, with protein sequence MSGGGEKGSATTKTPADFLKSIRGRPVVVKLNSGVDYRGILACLDGYMNIAMEQTEEYVNGQLKNKYGDAFIRGNNVLYISTTKRTLADGA